From a single Granulicella aggregans genomic region:
- a CDS encoding LytR/AlgR family response regulator transcription factor: MAPYSTPAGNPGFPSPIPSTTPLTAIVVDDEPLARQELVYLLEQSDGVEVLAQGTNGIEAVDLVRSFQPDLVFLDVQMPGLDGFAVLKKLLDKKIRLPQVVFATAFDQYAVRAFEVNAVDYLLKPFDRSRVLKTIEKARTRIAAPLETPIESNSDSRIDALLKLMEEQVQAPKASSLRPQIGKVVVRAQNRLLLVDQREICYASIEDGEINVFAQAIEGQSNCRTLEELMDLLDPEMFWRAHRSFVVNIQHIREVVPWFKSSYQLRMDDAKKTEIPVSRAQTKRLRELFNL; the protein is encoded by the coding sequence ATGGCCCCTTATTCCACTCCGGCCGGCAATCCGGGCTTCCCCAGCCCCATACCCTCGACCACTCCGCTCACTGCCATCGTCGTCGACGACGAACCGCTCGCTCGCCAGGAACTTGTCTACCTCCTCGAGCAGTCCGATGGAGTTGAGGTTCTGGCGCAGGGTACGAACGGCATCGAGGCAGTCGATCTTGTCCGCTCCTTTCAGCCAGATCTTGTCTTCCTCGACGTACAGATGCCTGGCCTCGATGGCTTCGCGGTGCTCAAGAAACTCCTCGACAAGAAGATCAGGCTGCCCCAGGTTGTCTTCGCCACGGCGTTCGATCAGTACGCCGTCCGCGCCTTCGAGGTCAATGCCGTTGACTACCTGCTGAAGCCGTTCGATCGCAGCCGTGTGCTCAAGACCATCGAGAAGGCAAGGACGCGCATTGCGGCACCGCTTGAGACGCCGATCGAATCGAACAGCGACAGCCGGATCGACGCACTGTTGAAGTTGATGGAGGAGCAAGTCCAGGCTCCGAAAGCCTCGTCCCTGCGACCGCAGATCGGCAAGGTCGTCGTGCGCGCTCAGAACCGGCTGCTTCTGGTCGACCAGCGAGAGATCTGCTACGCCTCCATCGAAGACGGTGAGATTAATGTCTTCGCTCAGGCGATCGAAGGTCAATCGAACTGTCGAACGCTGGAAGAGTTGATGGACCTGCTTGATCCGGAGATGTTCTGGCGAGCCCACCGGTCCTTCGTCGTGAATATCCAGCACATTCGCGAGGTTGTGCCGTGGTTCAAGTCCAGCTACCAACTGCGCATGGATGACGCGAAGAAGACCGAGATCCCGGTAAGCCGCGCCCAGACCAAGCGTCTGCGTGAGCTTTTCAATCTCTAG
- a CDS encoding STAS domain-containing protein: MPEEVPTKPLTYEIVREPGVAFVKCHGRLTAGLTDEFYADLKEVASSCQLLTLDLKDLTYVDSMGLGTLVRLYVHARGAGCELKLLHLGKQVKNLLTLTNLLATLASAEEHGITVA, encoded by the coding sequence ATGCCCGAAGAAGTACCCACCAAGCCGCTCACCTACGAGATCGTTCGTGAGCCTGGAGTCGCCTTCGTCAAGTGCCACGGCCGCCTCACAGCCGGCCTCACCGACGAGTTTTACGCCGACCTGAAAGAGGTCGCCTCCTCCTGCCAGCTACTCACCCTCGACCTCAAAGACCTCACCTACGTCGACAGCATGGGCCTTGGCACCCTCGTCCGCCTCTACGTCCACGCCAGGGGCGCAGGCTGCGAGTTGAAGCTGCTGCATCTCGGCAAACAGGTGAAGAACCTGCTGACGCTCACCAACCTGCTCGCGACCCTGGCTTCTGCGGAAGAGCACGGCATCACCGTCGCCTAG
- a CDS encoding RNA polymerase sigma factor, with product MALPLSAAMVEQNERENLAIAHGLKRQDPELLDKLIEQYQHRLLRYLLFLTGKREVAEDLFQETWMRVLLRGAQYNGKARFDTWLFTIARNLVIDLSRKRTMASLDEMSEGGEDERPFEIAIDGPSPLDQFRTREDSAEVAEVLLKLEPNYREVLVLRFHEEMSLDEIAKMTSAPLSTVKSRLYRGLAALKPEMERIRRTPTAMGVTR from the coding sequence ATGGCCCTACCCCTATCCGCCGCGATGGTCGAGCAGAACGAGCGCGAGAACCTCGCCATTGCCCACGGATTGAAGCGGCAGGACCCTGAGCTCTTAGACAAATTGATCGAGCAGTACCAGCACCGCCTTCTCCGTTATCTTCTCTTTCTCACCGGCAAGCGCGAGGTCGCCGAAGACCTCTTCCAAGAGACCTGGATGCGCGTCCTTCTGCGTGGTGCGCAATACAACGGCAAGGCCCGCTTCGACACCTGGCTGTTCACCATCGCCCGTAACCTCGTCATCGACCTCTCCCGCAAGCGCACCATGGCCAGCCTGGACGAGATGAGCGAGGGCGGCGAGGACGAACGCCCCTTCGAGATCGCCATCGACGGCCCTTCGCCGCTCGACCAGTTCCGCACCCGCGAGGACTCAGCCGAGGTCGCGGAAGTCCTGCTCAAGCTCGAACCGAACTATCGCGAGGTCCTCGTCCTTCGCTTCCATGAGGAGATGTCGCTCGACGAGATCGCTAAGATGACCTCCGCACCGCTTTCGACCGTGAAGTCCCGGCTCTATCGCGGCCTCGCCGCCCTGAAGCCGGAGATGGAACGCATCCGCCGGACGCCTACCGCGATGGGGGTAACCCGCTGA
- a CDS encoding class D sortase, whose amino-acid sequence MSSARAAGSKIVPVKVSASSSAAEPGEAWDVTAGGAPQVVGRVEIPEIGLVTPLLAGDDSTSLSEGAGHIPGTAYPGGLGTVGIAGHRDTHFRQLRKAAKGMDVRLIDRTGTYHYRVSSTEIVTPDKVSVLDIQSTPGLVLITCYPFSYIGKAPKRFVVHAELLSVAPDATKP is encoded by the coding sequence ATGTCGTCCGCGCGCGCGGCAGGGTCAAAAATTGTTCCGGTGAAGGTGTCTGCTTCGAGCAGCGCCGCCGAACCGGGAGAAGCCTGGGACGTCACAGCAGGGGGGGCGCCTCAGGTTGTCGGAAGGGTTGAGATCCCGGAGATTGGTCTTGTAACTCCGCTGCTCGCAGGCGACGACTCAACCAGTCTGAGTGAGGGTGCGGGCCACATCCCCGGAACGGCGTATCCGGGTGGCTTAGGGACTGTGGGGATCGCAGGACATCGCGATACGCACTTCCGACAGCTTCGCAAAGCGGCGAAGGGAATGGATGTCCGGCTGATTGACCGAACGGGAACCTATCACTACCGGGTGAGTTCGACCGAGATCGTGACGCCGGACAAGGTGAGCGTTCTGGATATTCAATCCACGCCGGGGCTGGTGCTCATCACCTGTTATCCGTTCAGCTATATCGGCAAAGCTCCGAAGCGCTTCGTGGTGCATGCGGAGCTGCTCTCGGTCGCACCCGATGCGACGAAGCCCTAG
- the rlmB gene encoding 23S rRNA (guanosine(2251)-2'-O)-methyltransferase RlmB — protein sequence MEVLYGLHPVEEALKSGQRGLDHVIVARDRKDERLERVIALARVAGVRVASQSRDEMTRLAKTDQHQGVLAMVRERQYLAIEDLIPSGKKGGKAKVAPVAEEGRHKFFLALDGVEDPHNLGALLRTADAVGVDGVLIPERRSAPINATVAKTSAGASEHVKIAKVTNLVRSLEQLKKENVWVLGLDERGSPDYMDFDFRTDCVLVLGREGAGLHDLVKKTCDHLLRIPMAGAVSSLNVSVAGAIVMYEAMRQRRSLTEVPVAPKKVKVQKGLGS from the coding sequence ATGGAAGTTTTGTACGGGTTGCACCCGGTGGAGGAGGCGCTGAAGTCCGGTCAGCGCGGTCTGGACCATGTGATTGTGGCGCGCGACCGCAAGGACGAACGGCTGGAACGGGTCATCGCTCTGGCCCGGGTGGCGGGAGTGCGGGTAGCTTCGCAGTCGCGCGACGAGATGACGCGGCTGGCCAAGACGGACCAGCACCAGGGAGTCCTGGCGATGGTGCGCGAGCGGCAGTATCTCGCGATCGAAGACCTGATCCCCTCGGGCAAGAAGGGCGGCAAGGCGAAGGTCGCTCCGGTTGCAGAGGAAGGCAGGCACAAGTTCTTCCTAGCTCTGGATGGAGTGGAAGATCCGCACAATCTTGGGGCCCTGCTGCGGACGGCGGATGCAGTCGGAGTGGATGGAGTGCTGATCCCGGAGCGCAGGTCGGCGCCGATCAACGCGACGGTGGCGAAGACCTCAGCGGGCGCGTCGGAGCACGTGAAGATCGCTAAGGTGACCAACCTCGTCCGGTCGCTCGAGCAGTTGAAGAAGGAGAACGTGTGGGTGCTGGGGCTTGATGAGCGCGGGTCGCCCGACTACATGGACTTCGACTTCCGCACGGACTGCGTGCTAGTGCTGGGACGCGAGGGCGCGGGGCTGCATGATCTGGTCAAGAAGACCTGCGACCACCTGCTGCGGATTCCGATGGCGGGAGCGGTGTCGTCGCTGAACGTGTCCGTAGCGGGAGCGATTGTGATGTACGAGGCCATGCGGCAGCGACGGAGTCTAACCGAAGTGCCGGTTGCGCCGAAGAAGGTGAAGGTTCAGAAGGGGCTGGGGTCGTGA
- a CDS encoding zinc ribbon domain-containing protein, whose amino-acid sequence MRAFWHHDNKENDRQEPSHSELSLIPGWSIALAAIAFLAAQYLFHFVLPHHKPDMLPMRLMMSYSCGTLLASYVLMIGYVSRDVRRRGMSAPLWMLIVIIMPGGVGAVVYFLLRQPMLTRCPHCSTEIASTFHFCPQCQFQMAPVCGQCFRGVQITDVYCTQCGHDLAEDHSPARLRVFRD is encoded by the coding sequence ATGAGAGCATTCTGGCATCACGACAACAAAGAGAACGATCGTCAGGAACCCTCGCACAGCGAACTCAGCCTGATTCCTGGCTGGTCGATCGCGCTTGCGGCCATCGCTTTTCTGGCAGCCCAGTATCTCTTCCACTTCGTCCTGCCGCACCACAAGCCTGACATGCTTCCGATGCGGCTGATGATGAGCTACTCCTGCGGAACCCTGCTCGCCAGCTACGTCCTGATGATCGGCTACGTCAGCCGCGACGTTCGCAGGCGCGGCATGTCGGCCCCTCTGTGGATGCTGATCGTCATCATCATGCCCGGCGGCGTTGGAGCGGTGGTCTACTTCCTGCTGCGCCAGCCGATGCTAACGCGCTGCCCGCACTGCTCCACCGAGATCGCTTCCACCTTCCACTTCTGCCCGCAGTGCCAGTTCCAGATGGCCCCCGTGTGCGGCCAGTGCTTCCGCGGCGTGCAGATCACGGACGTCTACTGCACCCAATGCGGACATGACCTGGCTGAGGACCATTCGCCCGCGCGGCTTCGGGTCTTCCGCGACTAG
- a CDS encoding GGDEF domain-containing protein: MSVAAPTRVSFRTAAILAFAFFLIYFIADTSLNLFAFSAGWTILWPLNGITIALLICRPKSEWLPMLIGIELGIGLGEFLDDNTLGSTIWQRVFSLIEVVVSAWFLPRFTTLEEWLRKPRIFIRFVCALVVGPLFSGVMAAVYFKITKGQAFFSALDDWATADAIGIAAIMPLALSIRSQEMLALFRVRTVWRTLVVLGMAFATAGVVFSVSQYPLLFLLYPTLLLVDSLLGFSGSALAVAAIAFLSVYLTTNAMGPFGRWPAGLPVTRDVAFQLFLGFHLVALFPASIMTLERRRMAAELVDRNAQLLLLASLDGLTGIANRRSLDERFSQEWGRAIRVQTPLALVMIDIDHFKQFNDIYGHHAGDRCLQAVAAALQAKVQRGQDHLARFGGEEFALLLPHTDLEGAMHIAEQMRLAVLDLAIPHRAAEGEQVTVSLGCAALTPAHGEDESRLLEIADAALYQAKSAGRNRVHGADSEQRVIPIRA; this comes from the coding sequence TTGTCCGTTGCCGCTCCAACTCGCGTCTCCTTTCGCACGGCGGCGATACTCGCGTTCGCATTCTTCCTCATCTACTTCATCGCCGACACGTCGCTGAATCTCTTCGCCTTCAGCGCCGGGTGGACGATCCTCTGGCCGCTCAACGGCATCACCATCGCGCTGCTGATCTGCCGTCCGAAGTCGGAGTGGCTGCCGATGCTGATTGGCATCGAGTTGGGGATTGGTCTGGGGGAGTTTCTCGACGACAATACCCTCGGTTCCACGATCTGGCAGCGGGTGTTCTCGCTCATCGAGGTTGTCGTCAGCGCATGGTTCCTGCCCCGCTTCACCACCCTCGAAGAGTGGTTGCGGAAGCCGCGAATCTTCATCCGTTTCGTCTGCGCGCTGGTGGTGGGACCGCTGTTCTCGGGCGTCATGGCCGCTGTCTACTTCAAGATCACGAAGGGCCAGGCCTTCTTCTCCGCGCTCGATGATTGGGCCACCGCCGATGCCATCGGCATCGCGGCCATCATGCCGCTGGCGCTCTCTATCCGTTCGCAGGAGATGTTGGCGCTCTTCCGCGTCAGGACGGTGTGGCGTACGCTGGTTGTCCTCGGCATGGCCTTTGCCACTGCCGGAGTCGTCTTCTCGGTCAGCCAGTATCCGCTGCTGTTTCTCTTGTATCCGACGCTGCTGCTGGTCGACTCCCTCCTCGGCTTCTCCGGGTCAGCGCTGGCCGTCGCCGCGATCGCGTTCCTCTCTGTCTATCTGACGACGAATGCGATGGGGCCGTTCGGCAGATGGCCGGCTGGCCTTCCCGTGACCCGCGATGTCGCCTTCCAGTTATTCCTGGGCTTCCATCTGGTGGCGCTCTTTCCCGCCTCCATCATGACCCTGGAGCGGCGGCGCATGGCCGCGGAGCTCGTCGATCGCAACGCGCAACTCCTGCTGCTGGCTTCGCTCGATGGCCTGACCGGAATTGCGAACCGCCGTTCGCTCGACGAGCGATTCTCGCAGGAGTGGGGCCGCGCGATTCGCGTGCAGACGCCGCTTGCGCTGGTGATGATCGACATCGACCACTTCAAGCAATTTAACGATATCTATGGCCACCACGCCGGCGATCGCTGTCTGCAGGCTGTCGCTGCTGCGCTACAGGCAAAGGTCCAGCGGGGTCAGGACCATCTCGCCCGCTTTGGGGGTGAGGAGTTTGCGCTTCTGCTGCCGCATACCGACCTCGAAGGAGCGATGCACATCGCGGAGCAGATGCGGCTTGCGGTACTCGACCTGGCGATTCCGCATCGCGCCGCCGAAGGGGAGCAGGTGACGGTCTCGCTCGGTTGTGCCGCATTGACCCCGGCCCATGGCGAGGACGAGTCCCGGCTGCTGGAGATCGCCGATGCCGCTCTCTACCAGGCGAAGTCAGCGGGTCGCAACCGGGTGCATGGGGCGGACTCCGAGCAACGAGTCATCCCGATAAGAGCTTGA
- a CDS encoding gamma-glutamylcyclotransferase family protein translates to MPDLLFIYGTLHPDRAPAAISSTARLLKPRGRATIHARLYDLGPYPGVVLSDDPADIVAGELFILPDDPSILARLDDYEDFRRSDPANSLFLRQRVLATLQSGPDAGTEIACWVYTYNHPVTF, encoded by the coding sequence ATGCCCGACCTCCTCTTCATCTACGGCACCCTCCACCCCGACCGCGCTCCGGCCGCCATCTCCTCGACCGCGCGCCTGCTGAAGCCTCGAGGCAGAGCCACCATTCATGCCCGGCTCTACGACCTCGGCCCCTACCCCGGTGTCGTCCTCAGCGATGATCCCGCCGACATTGTCGCCGGAGAGCTCTTCATCCTGCCCGACGACCCCTCCATCCTGGCCCGCCTCGACGACTACGAAGACTTCCGCCGCTCCGACCCCGCGAACAGCCTCTTCCTCCGTCAGCGAGTCCTCGCAACTCTTCAAAGCGGTCCGGACGCGGGCACGGAGATCGCCTGCTGGGTCTACACCTACAATCATCCCGTGACTTTTTAG
- a CDS encoding glycosyltransferase family 39 protein — translation MPVLELQSIRPRPKSPFVRLLARQLDPGSSTALLLRAVSAAFFIRMIVVLLVYRSLPTSCPHFGSFGWELGWVAGSIANGHGFSSPFWPATGPTALVPPVFPYLLAGIFRIFGIYSLHAGVVILSLDSLFSALTCIPIYFIAKSAASSRVAGYAAWAWVVYPFSIYYSTVVWEWSLTALLFTSCLAILLRLHAIHRTSIWLAFGAVYGLTALVNPAILSVLPVLLLLAIWKRHKAALPWRAKTLLALAALFAVLAPWAVHVSRTMGTVVPIRDNFWLEFYAGNSGDSFESNVRWAHPASNPVEMSEYQRLGEIQYLEKKHWLAAEFVSHHPLWFAVATVRRFVRYWTGFWSFSPSYLRLEPLDLPNFFFCTGVTVMMLRGARRLWTQRREAALPLLALIACFPVTYYLTHASMDYRQPIEPVIVILVTIGIFGVAPHLRESSSELSESVSVA, via the coding sequence TTGCCGGTATTAGAACTTCAGAGCATCAGACCCCGTCCGAAATCTCCCTTCGTTCGCCTTCTCGCTCGCCAACTTGATCCCGGGTCTTCCACCGCTCTGCTGCTTCGCGCCGTGTCGGCTGCGTTCTTTATCCGCATGATTGTGGTGCTGCTGGTCTACCGCAGCCTTCCCACCTCCTGCCCGCACTTCGGTAGCTTCGGCTGGGAGCTTGGCTGGGTCGCCGGCTCGATCGCAAATGGCCATGGCTTCAGCTCACCTTTCTGGCCGGCTACCGGACCGACAGCGCTTGTTCCGCCCGTCTTTCCTTATCTCCTTGCAGGCATCTTCCGGATCTTCGGTATCTACTCGCTGCATGCGGGCGTGGTCATCCTCTCGCTCGACAGCCTCTTCTCCGCGCTCACCTGCATCCCCATCTACTTCATTGCGAAGTCCGCAGCTTCCAGCCGAGTCGCTGGCTATGCTGCCTGGGCGTGGGTCGTCTATCCGTTCTCCATCTATTACTCGACGGTAGTGTGGGAGTGGTCGCTGACGGCGCTGCTCTTTACCTCCTGTCTGGCGATCCTGCTCCGCCTCCACGCGATCCATCGGACGTCGATCTGGCTCGCCTTCGGAGCGGTCTATGGCCTTACCGCGCTGGTAAACCCGGCCATTCTCTCGGTGCTGCCCGTTCTGCTGCTTCTCGCCATCTGGAAACGTCACAAAGCGGCTCTGCCCTGGCGCGCGAAGACCCTGCTTGCATTGGCGGCGCTCTTCGCCGTCCTCGCTCCCTGGGCGGTCCATGTCTCGCGAACGATGGGCACCGTGGTTCCGATCCGCGACAACTTCTGGCTGGAGTTCTACGCGGGAAACTCGGGCGACAGCTTCGAGTCCAACGTCCGCTGGGCGCACCCCGCCAGCAATCCTGTGGAGATGAGCGAATACCAGCGGCTGGGTGAGATCCAGTACCTTGAGAAGAAGCACTGGCTTGCGGCGGAGTTCGTCAGCCATCACCCGCTATGGTTTGCCGTGGCGACGGTCCGCCGCTTTGTTCGCTACTGGACGGGATTCTGGAGCTTCAGCCCGTCCTATCTGCGGCTGGAACCGCTGGACCTTCCCAACTTCTTCTTCTGCACGGGGGTTACGGTGATGATGCTGCGCGGTGCACGCCGTCTTTGGACACAACGCAGGGAAGCGGCACTTCCGCTTCTTGCTCTCATCGCGTGCTTCCCGGTGACCTACTACCTCACCCACGCCTCGATGGACTACCGCCAGCCGATTGAGCCGGTGATCGTAATCCTCGTAACCATCGGCATCTTTGGCGTCGCGCCTCACCTCCGTGAGAGCTCGTCAGAGCTAAGCGAGTCTGTAAGCGTCGCTTAA
- a CDS encoding M1 family aminopeptidase: MKGFAAAVLLGVAGSLHGQEPAPYTPPEKLPTQSEPAPPAQEKPASPVVQDRPVEPASNEVLPPKGKVIFERKETPTDADPTAMPDQTTPVATGESSSQPMPDGRTGPPDVEVSVSDDEREAVTFTTYDLDLHLVTAKSAVEAHANLTVRNDGKVALKQIPLQVSSSLAWETLKVRSGAAGTFVQHRINTDADHTGVAREALLTLAEPLAPGASIDLTAIYSGSIPQSGERLERIGAPDDEAAKADWDQVSASGTALRGYGNVMWYPVAGAPVFLGDGAKLFDSVGRAKLRQQAATVKLRLTVEYTGDAPDAVYFCGRRELFAAVSDNDDLPVAQGRGVATAEFHARPMGFRGLSLFLTEKVSTTTDGALLRAVTDQDGVLQRYAEAAAKVQPLLMDWLGTSPLQPLDILDHEGQPFEDDALLVTPLQDAEPFALTPVMVHTLSHAWFGSSHAWLDEGVAQLMSLLWVETNDGRQAGLDRLHQTTSALALAEPDFSQGEKAGSGQSLVGASNEIYYRTKAAAVLWMLRSITSDDALKQALQLYRKDKTADASDEGFEQVLEKTSKEDLRWFFDDWVYHDKGLPELSIANVAPRPASAASGKTDGWLVAVSVRNDGDAAAEVPVTVKSAKLTATERLRVPGRSNAAIRIVFQDTPEEVVVGDGTVPELRENIHTRKIVPE, translated from the coding sequence TTGAAGGGTTTTGCAGCGGCGGTTTTGTTAGGAGTGGCGGGAAGTTTGCATGGGCAGGAGCCGGCTCCTTATACGCCGCCGGAGAAGTTGCCGACGCAGAGTGAGCCAGCTCCACCGGCCCAGGAGAAGCCTGCCTCACCTGTTGTCCAGGACAGGCCGGTTGAGCCGGCGTCGAATGAGGTGCTTCCGCCGAAAGGCAAGGTGATCTTCGAGCGCAAGGAGACGCCGACTGACGCTGATCCCACTGCGATGCCCGATCAAACTACGCCCGTGGCTACAGGTGAGTCTTCGAGCCAACCGATGCCCGATGGAAGGACCGGGCCTCCCGATGTGGAGGTCAGCGTATCGGATGACGAGCGCGAGGCAGTCACGTTTACTACTTACGACCTCGACCTGCACCTGGTCACGGCGAAGTCGGCGGTTGAGGCGCATGCGAATCTGACAGTGCGGAACGATGGCAAGGTGGCGCTGAAGCAGATTCCGCTACAGGTCTCGTCTTCGCTGGCGTGGGAGACGCTGAAGGTGCGTTCGGGTGCGGCGGGAACGTTCGTTCAGCACCGGATCAATACCGACGCTGACCATACCGGAGTGGCGCGCGAGGCGTTGCTGACGCTAGCGGAGCCGCTTGCGCCGGGGGCTTCGATCGATCTGACGGCGATCTACTCGGGCAGCATTCCGCAGTCTGGCGAACGGCTGGAGCGGATTGGCGCGCCTGATGACGAGGCGGCGAAGGCTGACTGGGACCAGGTCTCTGCCAGCGGGACGGCGCTGCGCGGGTACGGGAATGTGATGTGGTATCCCGTCGCTGGAGCGCCAGTCTTTCTGGGTGATGGAGCGAAGCTCTTCGATTCAGTCGGCCGGGCGAAGCTGCGGCAGCAGGCGGCGACGGTGAAGCTGCGTCTGACAGTCGAGTACACCGGCGACGCTCCCGATGCGGTCTATTTTTGCGGGCGTCGCGAGCTGTTCGCCGCAGTCAGCGATAACGACGATCTGCCCGTAGCACAAGGCCGCGGTGTGGCGACGGCGGAGTTCCATGCGAGGCCGATGGGCTTCCGTGGGCTGAGCCTATTCCTCACAGAGAAGGTATCGACGACCACCGACGGCGCTCTGCTTCGCGCGGTGACGGACCAGGATGGAGTTCTGCAGCGGTATGCGGAGGCGGCGGCGAAGGTGCAGCCGCTGCTGATGGACTGGCTGGGGACGAGTCCGCTGCAGCCGCTCGATATTCTGGACCATGAGGGGCAGCCGTTTGAGGATGACGCTCTGCTGGTAACGCCGTTGCAGGATGCGGAGCCTTTCGCGCTTACGCCGGTGATGGTGCATACGCTTTCCCATGCCTGGTTTGGCTCAAGCCATGCGTGGCTGGACGAGGGAGTTGCGCAGTTGATGTCGCTGCTGTGGGTGGAGACGAATGACGGGCGGCAGGCGGGGCTCGACCGGCTGCATCAGACGACCTCGGCGCTGGCGCTGGCTGAGCCGGACTTTTCGCAAGGAGAAAAGGCTGGATCGGGGCAGAGCCTGGTTGGGGCCAGCAACGAGATCTATTACCGGACGAAGGCGGCGGCGGTGCTTTGGATGCTGCGCTCGATTACGAGCGACGATGCGCTGAAGCAGGCGTTGCAGCTCTACCGAAAGGACAAGACGGCGGACGCCTCGGATGAAGGGTTTGAGCAGGTGCTCGAGAAGACTTCAAAAGAAGATTTGCGGTGGTTCTTCGACGACTGGGTGTATCACGACAAGGGTCTGCCGGAGCTGAGCATTGCGAACGTCGCTCCGCGTCCGGCATCGGCTGCGTCGGGCAAGACGGACGGCTGGCTGGTGGCAGTGAGCGTTCGCAATGACGGGGACGCTGCGGCGGAGGTGCCGGTGACGGTGAAGTCCGCGAAGCTGACAGCGACCGAGCGGTTGCGGGTTCCGGGGCGGTCAAACGCGGCGATCCGCATTGTCTTCCAGGACACTCCGGAAGAGGTTGTCGTCGGCGACGGGACGGTGCCGGAGCTGCGCGAGAATATCCACACGCGGAAGATCGTTCCTGAGTGA
- a CDS encoding AsmA family protein yields the protein MPETSTPAEAPARPRRNYFSFGFALLYLFIACIIALAVLPPLLNVNRFKRRIVTSISTSLGRPVHLDSVTLVLLPLPGFKLENFVVAEDPAFGSEPVIHANEVEATLRIASLYRKKVEFSKISLKEPSINLVHAESGQWNIEGILLKAAQISAAPTAQATAGPDPRFPYIEATDARVNIKSGLEKLPFSLTETDFALWLPQPGQWRVRVAGKPTRTDTSASDTGIVSLEGTLGRAERFDLIPIDLAAEWKNVPLGEASRVLTGDDAGVRGELRLSATLRGTVGTSTLKTSIDLRGLRRADFVPDQPIHLRADCQATTAETFHALQQIRCSWPPPGEPTLLALTGDLPSIHNPASASFQLGTPGLPAATLLQWLRAASPRVSPDIIATGTLTGSVSRTANGEPPTTPSGRLVLTGVELSKGPLGNTPMAIGDTTITSADSAAGFVLAPTTLALGGREPATLEGHFDSFGYSLHLTGNVLPSRLLALGTAIPQFGDGLPALFLPPSAPQPPPSKELPIHIDLTSIRTWGGGQSWSRTIPTKPTGSTVHGRRSRN from the coding sequence ATGCCCGAGACCTCCACCCCCGCCGAAGCCCCAGCACGCCCCCGCCGCAATTACTTCTCCTTCGGCTTCGCTCTGCTCTACCTCTTCATCGCCTGCATCATCGCTCTCGCCGTGCTCCCACCGCTGCTGAACGTCAACCGCTTCAAGCGGCGCATCGTGACCAGCATCAGCACCAGCCTCGGCCGCCCCGTCCATCTGGACAGCGTCACCCTCGTCCTGCTTCCGCTCCCCGGCTTCAAGCTTGAAAACTTCGTCGTCGCTGAAGACCCCGCCTTTGGATCCGAGCCCGTCATCCATGCCAATGAGGTCGAGGCCACCCTCCGCATCGCCTCCCTCTACCGCAAGAAGGTCGAATTCTCGAAGATCAGCCTGAAGGAACCCAGCATCAACCTCGTCCATGCCGAGAGCGGCCAGTGGAACATTGAAGGCATCCTCCTCAAGGCCGCGCAGATCTCCGCCGCGCCGACCGCCCAGGCCACCGCCGGCCCCGATCCGCGCTTCCCGTATATCGAAGCCACGGACGCCCGCGTCAACATCAAGTCCGGCCTCGAAAAACTCCCCTTTTCGCTTACTGAAACTGACTTTGCCCTGTGGCTTCCCCAACCCGGCCAGTGGCGCGTGCGCGTCGCGGGTAAACCCACCCGCACCGACACCAGCGCCTCCGACACCGGCATTGTCTCCCTTGAAGGCACACTTGGCCGCGCCGAACGCTTCGACCTCATCCCCATCGACCTCGCCGCCGAGTGGAAAAACGTCCCCCTCGGCGAGGCAAGCCGCGTCCTCACCGGCGACGACGCCGGAGTCCGTGGCGAACTCCGTCTCAGCGCCACGCTTCGCGGCACCGTCGGCACCAGCACCCTCAAGACCTCGATCGACCTCCGCGGTCTACGCCGCGCCGACTTCGTTCCCGACCAGCCAATCCATCTCCGTGCCGACTGCCAGGCCACCACCGCCGAGACCTTCCATGCCCTCCAGCAGATCCGCTGCAGTTGGCCTCCTCCGGGTGAGCCCACTCTCCTCGCCCTGACCGGCGATCTACCCAGCATCCACAATCCCGCCTCCGCCAGCTTCCAGCTCGGCACACCCGGCCTGCCCGCCGCCACACTCCTGCAGTGGCTCCGCGCCGCCAGCCCTCGCGTCTCGCCCGACATCATCGCAACCGGCACCCTGACGGGAAGCGTCTCCCGGACAGCGAATGGCGAACCGCCCACCACACCGTCCGGTCGGCTCGTCCTCACCGGAGTCGAACTCTCCAAAGGCCCGCTCGGCAACACCCCCATGGCCATCGGCGACACCACCATCACCTCAGCGGACTCTGCAGCGGGCTTCGTGCTTGCCCCGACCACTCTCGCTTTAGGAGGCAGGGAGCCAGCAACCCTCGAAGGCCACTTCGACAGCTTCGGCTACAGCCTCCACCTCACCGGCAACGTCCTCCCTTCGCGTCTTCTCGCACTCGGCACTGCGATCCCCCAGTTTGGCGACGGCCTCCCGGCACTCTTTCTCCCGCCGTCGGCCCCCCAGCCCCCGCCGTCGAAGGAACTCCCCATCCATATCGACCTGACCTCGATTCGTACCTGGGGCGGCGGCCAATCCTGGTCCCGTACCATCCCCACAAAGCCGACGGGCTCCACCGTACACGGCAGGCGCTCGCGTAACTAG